Proteins encoded in a region of the Botrytis cinerea B05.10 chromosome 11, complete sequence genome:
- the Bccat2 gene encoding Bccat2, whose translation MYLATVLSLVGLVTAQCPYGMDKQPQKREPKDSQTSSSNFLDQFTLNDTNTYFTTDAGGPIQEDTSLKAGARGPTLLEDFIFRQKIQHFDHERVPERAVHARGAGAHGIFTSYGNYSNITAASFLNQEGKETPVFVRFSTVAGSRGSADTARDVHGFATRFYTDEGNFDIVGNNIPVFFIQDAILFPDLIHAVKPSPDNEIPQAATAHDSAWDFFSQQPSSLHTLFWAMAGNGIPRSFRHMDGFGIHTFRLVTDSGTSKLVKWHWKSKQGKASLVWEEAQVLAGKNADFHRKDLWDAIESGNGPEWELGIQIVEEEDVLKFGFDLLDPTKILPEELVPVQKIGVMRLNANPRNYFAETEQVMFQPGHIVRGIDFTDDPLLQGRIFSYLDTQLNRHGGPNFEQLPINRPIVPVHNNNRDGAAQQYIPLNTAAYSPNTLNDAAPKQANQTVGRGFFTAPGRTVSGHLVREVSSTFSDVWSQPRLFYNSLIPVEQQFLINAIRFETSQLTSSVVKSNVLIQLNRVSHDLAARVASVLNLPVPEADNTYYNDNKTSSITIFGNELPTIATLNVGVLVSVKNNATLTQAANLATSFSTSGVNVKVIGEILTNGVDATYSASDATLFDGIIVTDGAENLFTNGSKSTYFPADRPRQILLDAYNWGKPVGTLGNARTSLNVASISTKPGVYSNSTSVSGLVKEFEAGLKTFRFVDRFALDD comes from the exons ATGTACTTGGCAACAGTCCTAAGCCTCGTAGGCTTAGTCACCGCTCAATGTCCATACGGAATGGACAAGCAACCCCAAAAGCGCGAACCTAAAGATTCTCAAACCAGTAGTTCTAATTTTCTAGACCAGTTCACATTAAATGACACCAATACATACTTCACTACCGATGCAGGCGGGCCTATACAAGAGGACACCAGTTTAAAAGCTGGTGCAAGAGGCCCGACACTActtgaagattttatttttcgtCAAAAGATACAACATTTCGATCATGAACGG GTACCAGAACGTGCCGTACACGCCAGAGGTGCCG GTGCACATGGTATTTTCACAAGTTATGGAAATTATAGCAACATAACGGCAGCTAGCTTTCTGAATCAAGAAGGTAAAGAGACACCCGTCTTTGTACGATTTTCTACTGTTGCCGGAAGTCGAGGTAGCGCTGATACTGCACGCGACGTCCATGGTTTTGCTACTAGGTTCTATACCGATGAAGGGAATTTTG ATATTGTTGGGAATAATATTCCTGTTTTCTTCATTCAGGATGCAATCCTTTTCCCCGACTTGATTCACGCTGTCAAACCATCTCCAGACAACGAAATACCTCAAGCAGCAACAGCACACGATTCTGCTTGGGACTTTTTTAGTCAGCAACCAAGTTCACTGCACACACTCTTTTGGGCCATGGCCGGAAACGGAATTCCAAGATCATTCCGCCacatggatggatttggtaTCCACACATTTCGCTTGGTTACAGATTCTGGTACTTCCAAACTGGTCAAGTGGCATTGGAAGAGTAAACAAGGAAAGGCAAGCTTGGTCTGGGAGGAAGCTCAGGTACTCGCGGGAAAAAATGCAGATTTCCACAGAAAAGATTTGTGGGATGCTATTGAGAGCGGCAATGGCCCTGAATGGGAACTCGGGATTCAGATcgtggaggaagaagatgtgtTGAAGTTTGGATTTGATCTTTTGGACCCCACCAAGATCCTTCCTGAAGAGCTTGTTCCAGTCCAAAAGATTGGAGTCATGAGATTAAATGCCAATCCTCGAAATTACTTCGCGGAAACAGAGCAAGTTATG TTCCAACCAGGGCACATAGTGCGTGGTATTGATTTTACGGATGATCCACTTCTTCAAGGACGCATCTTTTCATACTTGGATACACAACTAAATCGTCATGGTGGACCAAATTTCGAGCAATTACCTATCAATCGCCCAATTGTTCCTGTTCACAACAACAATCGCGATGGTGCAGCGCAGCAATATATCCCTCTTAACACAGCTGCTTATTCCCCTAACACTCTCAATGATGCGGCTCCAAAGCAAGCAAATCAAACAGTGGGTAGAGGATTCTTCACAGCTCCTGGAAGAACGGTCTCAGGTCATCTAGTAAGAGAGGTGTCGTCAACCTTCTCAGACGTTTGGTCTCAACCCAGGCTATTCTACAATTCTCTCATCCCAGTAGAACAACAATTCCTCATTAACGCGATCCGATTCGAAACGTCCCAACTTACATCCAGCGTTGTGAAATCAAATGTTCTCATTCAGTTGAATCGCGTTTCACACGATCTTGCTGCACGCGTCGCTTCAGTTTTGAATCTACCAGTTCCAGAAGCAGATAACACTTACTATAATGATAACAAAACTTCCTCCATCACAATATTTGGCAATGAACTCCCAACGATAGCAACACTAAATGTCGGAGTGTTGGTGAGTGTTAAGAACAATGCGACTTTAACACAAGCAGCCAATCTTGCAACATCGTTTTCGACATCCGGGGTAAACGTCAAAGTCATAGGAGAAATCTTGACAAACGGAGTAGATGCCACTTATAGCGCATCGGATGCGACACTGTTTGATGGTATTATTGTAACTGATGGTGCCGAGAATTTGTTCACAAACGGTTCAAAATCAACGTACTTCCCGGCTGACCGACCTCGTCAGATCTTGTTGGATGCGTACAATTGGGGAAAGCCTGTGGGAACTTTGGGAAATGCGAGAACGTCATTAAATGTTGCGTCAATCTCCACTAAACCAGGCGTGTACAGTAATTCAACGAGTGTGAGTGGCCTTGTTAAGGAGTTTGAAGCCGGATTGAAGACTTTCAGGTTCGTCGATAGATTTGCCTTGGATGATTGA